The Lewinellaceae bacterium genome has a segment encoding these proteins:
- the tsaB gene encoding tRNA (adenosine(37)-N6)-threonylcarbamoyltransferase complex dimerization subunit type 1 TsaB → MALILNIESSGEICSVCISREAEVLSLKESVKPFQHTEQITLLIDACCKEAGIKLKDLDAVAISSGPGSYTSLRVGTATAKGICYVLNKPIIAVDTLESLAGAAIKQIKQEALYAPMIDARRMEVYSNIYDHHLQPLEETKALIVTEDTYSEFKEDVRNIYLLGSGAKKCAELLPPPRFELMEVDCSALHLVPIAHEKFGKKDFADLAYFSPFYLKSPNITKAKPKL, encoded by the coding sequence ATGGCATTGATTTTAAATATAGAAAGCTCAGGAGAGATTTGTTCTGTTTGTATCAGCCGGGAGGCTGAGGTTCTGTCACTAAAAGAGTCCGTAAAACCTTTTCAGCATACGGAACAGATCACCCTGCTTATTGATGCCTGTTGTAAGGAGGCTGGAATAAAACTGAAAGACCTCGATGCCGTGGCCATCAGCAGTGGCCCCGGATCCTATACTTCGCTTCGGGTAGGAACGGCTACTGCCAAAGGCATTTGTTATGTATTAAACAAACCAATTATCGCTGTTGATACGTTGGAATCCCTGGCCGGAGCAGCTATTAAACAAATAAAACAGGAAGCCCTCTACGCGCCGATGATCGATGCCAGACGGATGGAGGTTTACTCCAACATATATGACCACCACCTTCAGCCGCTGGAGGAAACAAAAGCGCTCATCGTCACTGAAGACACCTATTCTGAATTTAAGGAAGATGTCCGAAACATTTATTTACTTGGCAGCGGAGCAAAGAAATGCGCGGAGTTGTTGCCGCCGCCCCGTTTCGAATTGATGGAAGTTGATTGTTCGGCTCTTCACCTTGTCCCCATCGCTCATGAAAAGTTCGGGAAAAAGGATTTCGCCGACCTGGCTTATTTTTCGCCCTTTTACCTGAAATCGCCAAATATTACCAAGGCTAAACCGAAGTTATAA
- the pyk gene encoding pyruvate kinase: protein MNGNTKNYDQNTKIVATIGPASSSYDNLLELAREGVDVFRLNFSHGTHKDHKEVIDRIVKINKEFLYHVGILADLQGPKLRVGEMEGPGLEIKPGDILTFVSEKCIGTKEKIYMSYKQFAKDVTVGEKVLVDDGKLEFEVVKTNKKNKVQLKVLFGGVLKSNKGVNLPNTKISLPSLTAKDKRDLDFILTQPVNWIALSFVRSSRDLKNLKKKIEAQNHAAKIIAKIEKPEAIAKIDRIIDASDGIMIARGDLGIEVPIERLPGLQKMIIQKCIRRARPVIVATQMMDSMITNPSPTRAEVTDVANAVLDGADAVMLSGETSVGIHPVLVVKAMNRIITEAEKDFHSSEIKRPVANPESETFLSDGICFNSGRIADEVGAKAILGLTISGYTAFKVSSYRPKAKIYIFSSHEPILTTLNLVWGVRSFYYDKFTTTDETIEDVVGILKKKGRVEVGDILINTGSMPISERLRTNMLRVTLVK, encoded by the coding sequence ATGAATGGTAATACAAAAAATTACGACCAGAATACTAAAATAGTGGCTACTATTGGCCCGGCTTCAAGCAGTTATGATAATCTTTTGGAACTGGCACGCGAGGGCGTTGATGTTTTCAGACTCAACTTTTCTCACGGCACTCATAAAGATCATAAAGAAGTAATCGATAGGATTGTTAAAATCAATAAGGAGTTTCTTTACCACGTCGGAATCCTGGCAGATCTCCAGGGACCTAAACTCAGGGTTGGAGAAATGGAAGGACCCGGGCTGGAGATTAAACCCGGTGATATCCTGACTTTCGTTTCGGAAAAGTGCATTGGCACCAAGGAAAAAATTTACATGAGCTACAAGCAATTTGCCAAAGACGTTACCGTCGGAGAGAAAGTGCTGGTAGATGATGGTAAACTTGAGTTTGAAGTGGTCAAGACCAATAAAAAAAATAAAGTACAATTAAAAGTGCTCTTTGGGGGAGTATTAAAGTCTAATAAAGGCGTAAACCTTCCTAACACAAAGATCTCTCTGCCTTCTCTTACGGCGAAAGATAAAAGGGATCTGGATTTTATTCTCACCCAACCGGTCAACTGGATTGCTTTGTCTTTTGTGCGTTCGTCAAGAGACCTTAAGAATCTCAAGAAAAAAATTGAAGCCCAAAATCACGCTGCCAAAATTATTGCAAAGATCGAAAAACCTGAAGCGATCGCAAAAATTGACAGGATCATCGATGCGTCCGACGGAATCATGATTGCACGCGGTGATCTGGGCATCGAAGTACCTATTGAGCGTTTGCCCGGGTTGCAAAAAATGATCATCCAGAAATGTATCCGTCGTGCACGCCCCGTTATCGTAGCCACGCAGATGATGGATAGTATGATCACTAACCCAAGCCCTACCCGTGCCGAGGTGACCGATGTGGCCAATGCCGTTCTGGATGGTGCAGATGCCGTGATGCTAAGTGGAGAGACTTCAGTGGGCATACACCCGGTCCTGGTGGTGAAAGCCATGAACAGGATCATTACCGAGGCAGAAAAAGATTTTCATAGTAGTGAAATAAAAAGGCCGGTGGCGAACCCTGAGTCAGAAACCTTCCTTTCTGATGGCATTTGTTTTAATTCAGGAAGAATCGCTGACGAAGTGGGTGCTAAAGCGATTTTGGGATTGACCATTTCCGGTTATACCGCGTTTAAAGTTTCCAGTTACCGGCCTAAGGCTAAGATTTACATCTTTTCTTCTCATGAGCCTATTCTGACTACCTTAAATCTCGTTTGGGGCGTGAGGTCTTTTTATTACGATAAATTCACTACCACTGACGAGACTATTGAAGATGTGGTGGGAATCCTTAAGAAAAAAGGAAGGGTTGAAGTAGGGGATATTTTGATCAACACCGGTAGTATGCCAATATCAGAAAGGTTGCGTACCAATATGCTAAGAGTGACTTTAGTGAAATAA
- a CDS encoding acyl carrier protein: MSNIAERVSKIIIDKLGVEESEVTTEAHFTNDLGADSLDTVELIMEFEKEFDVSIPDEQAENIETVGQAVAFLESALKS; encoded by the coding sequence ATGTCTAACATTGCAGAAAGAGTAAGCAAAATCATCATCGACAAATTAGGTGTTGAAGAATCAGAAGTGACCACAGAGGCACATTTCACTAATGACCTCGGCGCAGATTCGCTCGATACGGTTGAGTTGATCATGGAATTCGAAAAAGAATTCGATGTTTCCATTCCTGATGAGCAAGCTGAAAATATTGAAACAGTAGGTCAAGCAGTAGCATTCCTCGAATCAGCACTGAAATCGTAA
- the fabF gene encoding beta-ketoacyl-ACP synthase II encodes MKRVVVTGIGALTPIGNGINAYLKGLQEGISGANIITLFDASNFKTQFACELKDFNVGDYMDVREARRLDRFTVLAVIAADEAMENSGLDIEKIDPDRAGVIWGAGIGGLSTLEKEVEDYITGNGTPRYNPFMIPKMIPDIAAGQISIKYGMRGPNYATVSACASSSHAIAVAADQIRLGRCDIMITGGSEAVITKAAVGGFNGMKALSTRNDDYLTASRPFDVDREGFVLGEGAGALIIEELEHAQKRGATIYAEIVGYGATADAYHITAPHPEGLGAANVMRLALADAKLNLEDIDYVNVHGTSTPLGDIAETLAIQNVFGDHAYKLNISSTKSMTGHLLGAAGAIEILAGILAINHNFVPPTINHFTDDPAIDPRLNLTFNVAQEREIKTVLSNTFGFGGHNSSVIVKKFED; translated from the coding sequence ATGAAGCGAGTAGTTGTAACAGGTATTGGTGCCCTTACTCCGATCGGAAACGGAATTAATGCATATCTAAAAGGTTTGCAGGAAGGTATTAGCGGTGCAAACATCATCACACTTTTCGATGCCTCTAATTTTAAAACTCAATTCGCCTGCGAATTAAAAGATTTTAATGTAGGCGATTATATGGATGTGCGCGAAGCGCGCCGTCTGGATCGGTTTACTGTGCTGGCGGTAATCGCTGCTGACGAAGCCATGGAAAATTCCGGACTGGATATAGAAAAAATTGATCCGGACCGGGCAGGCGTGATATGGGGTGCCGGAATAGGTGGGTTGTCAACGTTGGAAAAGGAAGTCGAAGATTATATCACTGGAAACGGCACGCCGAGGTACAATCCCTTTATGATTCCGAAAATGATCCCCGATATTGCGGCAGGTCAAATTTCCATTAAATACGGAATGAGGGGGCCTAACTACGCCACGGTTTCTGCCTGCGCGTCTTCTTCTCACGCCATCGCCGTTGCTGCCGACCAAATCAGGCTCGGGCGCTGCGACATCATGATTACCGGAGGTTCTGAAGCCGTCATTACCAAAGCTGCCGTAGGTGGGTTTAATGGTATGAAAGCCCTTTCCACCAGGAATGATGATTACCTTACTGCTTCCCGCCCGTTTGATGTCGACCGTGAAGGATTTGTGCTGGGAGAAGGTGCAGGAGCCCTGATCATCGAAGAACTGGAACACGCCCAAAAACGTGGGGCCACCATTTACGCCGAAATCGTAGGGTACGGTGCCACCGCCGATGCTTATCATATTACAGCTCCACATCCCGAAGGACTGGGCGCTGCCAATGTCATGAGGCTCGCCCTCGCCGATGCAAAATTAAACCTTGAAGATATAGACTACGTAAATGTGCATGGAACGTCAACTCCGCTGGGAGATATTGCAGAAACCCTCGCAATTCAGAACGTTTTTGGCGATCATGCGTATAAGCTAAATATTAGTTCTACAAAATCCATGACGGGACATCTCCTTGGTGCAGCAGGTGCCATTGAAATTCTGGCAGGGATTTTGGCAATTAATCATAATTTTGTTCCGCCAACTATCAATCACTTTACGGACGACCCGGCCATTGACCCCAGATTAAACCTTACTTTTAATGTGGCTCAGGAACGTGAAATCAAAACCGTATTGAGTAATACTTTCGGTTTTGGCGGACATAATTCATCTGTAATTGTCAAAAAGTTTGAGGATTAA